In Mycobacterium tuberculosis H37Rv, a single window of DNA contains:
- the pdxH gene encoding pyridoxine/pyridoxamine 5'-phosphate oxidase (PNP/PMP oxidase (pyridoxinephosphate oxidase) (PNPOX) (pyridoxine 5'-phosphate oxidase)): MDDDAQMVAIDKDQLARMRGEYGPEKDGCGDLDFDWLDDGWLTLLRRWLNDAQRAGVSEPNAMVLATVADGKPVTRSVLCKILDESGVAFFTSYTSAKGEQLAVTPYASATFPWYQLGRQAHVQGPVSKVSTEEIFTYWSMRPRGAQLGAWASQQSRPVGSRAQLDNQLAEVTRRFADQDQIPVPPGWGGYRIAPEIVEFWQGRENRMHNRIRVANGRLERLQP; encoded by the coding sequence ATGGACGATGACGCCCAAATGGTCGCGATCGATAAAGACCAATTGGCAAGGATGCGTGGCGAATACGGCCCGGAGAAGGATGGCTGCGGAGATCTGGACTTCGACTGGCTCGACGACGGCTGGCTCACGCTGCTGCGGCGCTGGTTGAACGATGCACAACGCGCCGGAGTGAGTGAACCGAACGCGATGGTGCTCGCCACCGTTGCCGACGGAAAACCGGTGACCCGTTCGGTACTTTGCAAAATCCTGGACGAGTCCGGTGTCGCGTTCTTTACCAGCTACACCTCCGCCAAAGGCGAGCAGCTCGCCGTGACACCATACGCATCGGCAACCTTTCCCTGGTACCAGCTAGGTCGCCAGGCACACGTACAGGGCCCAGTCAGCAAGGTCAGCACCGAGGAGATATTCACGTATTGGTCCATGCGCCCCCGGGGCGCGCAGCTGGGTGCGTGGGCCTCGCAGCAGTCGCGCCCGGTCGGTTCTCGCGCCCAGCTCGATAACCAGCTCGCCGAGGTGACGCGTCGCTTCGCCGACCAGGACCAGATCCCGGTGCCCCCAGGATGGGGCGGCTACCGCATCGCTCCGGAAATCGTGGAATTCTGGCAGGGCCGGGAGAACCGCATGCACAACCGAATCCGCGTCGCCAATGGCCGGCTGGAACGGTTGCAACCCTGA
- the PPE42 gene encoding PPE family protein PPE42 (Member of the Mycobacterium tuberculosis PPE protein family), with protein sequence MNFAVLPPEVNSARIFAGAGLGPMLAAASAWDGLAEELHAAAGSFASVTTGLAGDAWHGPASLAMTRAASPYVGWLNTAAGQAAQAAGQARLAASAFEATLAATVSPAMVAANRTRLASLVAANLLGQNAPAIAAAEAEYEQIWAQDVAAMFGYHSAASAVATQLAPIQEGLQQQLQNVLAQLASGNLGSGNVGVGNIGNDNIGNANIGFGNRGDANIGIGNIGDRNLGIGNTGNWNIGIGITGNGQIGFGKPANPDVLVVGNGGPGVTALVMGGTDSLLPLPNIPLLEYAARFITPVHPGYTATFLETPSQFFPFTGLNSLTYDVSVAQGVTNLHTAIMAQLAAGNEVVVFGTSQSATIATFEMRYLQSLPAHLRPGLDELSFTLTGNPNRPDGGILTRFGFSIPQLGFTLSGATPADAYPTVDYAFQYDGVNDFPKYPLNVFATANAIAGILFLHSGLIALPPDLASGVVQPVSSPDVLTTYILLPSQDLPLLVPLRAIPLLGNPLADLIQPDLRVLVELGYDRTAHQDVPSPFGLFPDVDWAEVAADLQQGAVQGVNDALSGLGLPPPWQPALPRLF encoded by the coding sequence ATGAATTTCGCCGTTTTGCCGCCGGAGGTGAATTCGGCGCGCATATTCGCCGGTGCGGGCCTGGGCCCAATGCTGGCGGCGGCGTCGGCCTGGGACGGGTTGGCCGAGGAGTTGCATGCCGCGGCGGGCTCGTTCGCGTCGGTGACCACCGGGTTGGCGGGCGACGCGTGGCATGGTCCGGCGTCGCTGGCGATGACCCGCGCGGCCAGCCCGTATGTGGGGTGGTTGAACACGGCGGCGGGTCAGGCCGCGCAGGCGGCCGGCCAGGCGCGGCTAGCGGCGAGCGCGTTCGAGGCGACGCTGGCGGCCACCGTGTCTCCAGCGATGGTCGCGGCCAACCGGACACGGCTGGCGTCGCTGGTGGCAGCCAACTTGCTGGGCCAGAACGCCCCGGCGATCGCGGCCGCGGAGGCTGAATACGAGCAGATATGGGCCCAGGACGTGGCCGCGATGTTCGGCTATCACTCCGCCGCGTCGGCGGTGGCCACGCAGCTGGCGCCTATTCAAGAGGGTTTGCAGCAGCAGCTGCAAAACGTGCTGGCCCAGTTGGCTAGCGGGAACCTGGGCAGCGGAAATGTGGGCGTCGGCAACATCGGCAACGACAACATTGGCAACGCAAACATCGGCTTCGGAAATCGAGGCGACGCCAACATCGGCATCGGGAATATCGGCGACAGAAACCTCGGCATTGGGAACACCGGCAATTGGAATATCGGCATCGGCATCACCGGCAACGGACAAATCGGCTTCGGCAAGCCTGCCAACCCCGACGTCTTGGTGGTGGGCAACGGCGGCCCGGGAGTAACCGCGTTGGTCATGGGCGGCACCGACAGCCTACTGCCGCTGCCCAACATCCCCTTACTCGAGTACGCTGCGCGGTTCATCACCCCCGTGCATCCCGGATACACCGCTACGTTCCTGGAAACGCCATCGCAGTTTTTCCCATTCACCGGGCTGAATAGCCTGACCTATGACGTCTCCGTGGCCCAGGGCGTAACGAATCTGCACACCGCGATCATGGCGCAACTCGCGGCGGGAAACGAAGTCGTCGTCTTCGGCACCTCCCAAAGCGCCACGATAGCCACCTTCGAAATGCGCTATCTGCAATCCCTGCCAGCACACCTGCGTCCGGGTCTCGACGAATTGTCCTTTACGTTGACCGGCAATCCCAACCGGCCCGACGGTGGCATTCTTACGCGTTTTGGCTTCTCCATACCGCAGTTGGGTTTCACATTGTCCGGCGCGACGCCCGCCGACGCCTACCCCACCGTCGATTACGCGTTCCAGTACGACGGCGTCAACGACTTCCCCAAATACCCGCTGAATGTCTTCGCGACCGCCAACGCGATCGCGGGCATCCTTTTCCTGCACTCCGGGTTGATTGCGTTGCCGCCCGATCTTGCCTCGGGCGTGGTTCAACCGGTGTCCTCACCGGACGTCCTGACCACCTACATCCTGCTGCCCAGCCAAGATCTGCCGCTGCTGGTCCCGCTGCGTGCTATCCCCCTGCTGGGAAACCCGCTTGCCGACCTCATCCAGCCGGACTTGCGGGTGCTCGTCGAGTTGGGTTATGACCGCACCGCCCACCAGGACGTGCCCAGCCCGTTCGGACTGTTTCCGGACGTCGATTGGGCCGAGGTGGCCGCGGACCTGCAGCAAGGCGCCGTGCAAGGCGTCAACGACGCCCTGTCCGGACTGGGGCTGCCGCCGCCGTGGCAGCCGGCGCTACCCCGACTTTTCTAA
- a CDS encoding membrane protein, whose protein sequence is MTWLVLAGAVLLVVLVAFGAWGYQTANRLNRLNVRYDLSWQSLDSALARRAVVARAVAIDAYGGAPQGSRLAALADAAEGAPRHARENAENELSAALAMVNPASLPAALIAELADAEARVLLARRFHNDAVRDTLALGERRLVRLLRLGGTAVLPTYFEIVERPHALVHGDQGASGRRTSARVVLLDDSGAVLLLCGSDPANPAFRDGAAPKWWFTVGGQVRPGERLAQAAARELAEETGLRVAPADMIGPIWRRDEVFEFNGSLIDSEEFYLVHRTRRFEPAVQGRTELERRYIRDARWCDANDIAQLVAAGERVYPLQLGELLPAANRLVDVALDNGAARDAGVPQPIR, encoded by the coding sequence ATGACGTGGCTGGTCCTGGCCGGCGCAGTGCTGCTCGTTGTGCTGGTTGCGTTCGGCGCCTGGGGATATCAGACGGCCAACCGGTTGAACCGGTTGAACGTGCGCTATGACTTGTCGTGGCAGTCGCTGGACAGCGCGCTCGCGCGACGAGCGGTGGTGGCACGTGCGGTGGCGATCGACGCGTACGGCGGTGCCCCCCAGGGCAGTCGGCTGGCCGCCTTAGCCGACGCCGCGGAGGGCGCGCCCCGGCATGCGCGCGAGAATGCGGAGAACGAGCTTTCGGCCGCGTTGGCGATGGTCAACCCCGCGTCGCTGCCCGCGGCCCTGATCGCCGAGTTAGCCGACGCGGAAGCCCGCGTCCTGCTGGCCCGCCGCTTCCACAACGACGCCGTTCGCGACACCCTCGCTCTGGGGGAACGACGGCTGGTGCGATTGCTGCGGCTTGGTGGAACCGCTGTGCTGCCAACCTATTTCGAGATCGTCGAGCGACCCCACGCATTGGTGCACGGCGATCAGGGTGCGTCCGGTCGCCGCACCTCGGCGCGGGTGGTGCTATTGGATGACAGCGGTGCCGTGTTGTTGCTGTGCGGATCGGATCCGGCGAACCCGGCGTTTCGGGACGGCGCGGCGCCGAAGTGGTGGTTCACCGTCGGGGGCCAAGTGCGACCGGGTGAGCGGCTGGCCCAGGCCGCCGCCCGGGAGCTGGCCGAAGAAACCGGTCTGCGGGTGGCCCCGGCCGACATGATCGGACCTATCTGGCGACGCGACGAGGTCTTCGAGTTCAACGGGTCGCTGATCGACAGCGAGGAGTTCTACCTGGTGCACCGGACGCGTCGGTTCGAGCCTGCTGTGCAGGGGCGAACCGAGTTGGAACGCCGCTATATTCGCGATGCCCGCTGGTGTGACGCGAACGACATCGCGCAGCTGGTGGCGGCGGGCGAGCGGGTGTACCCGTTGCAACTAGGCGAGCTGTTGCCGGCAGCCAACCGGCTGGTGGACGTCGCGCTGGACAACGGAGCCGCGCGCGATGCCGGCGTTCCTCAGCCCATCCGCTGA
- the pimA gene encoding alpha-(1-2)-phosphatidylinositol mannosyltransferase (GDP-mannose-dependent) produces the protein MRIGMICPYSFDVPGGVQSHVLQLAEVMRTRGHLVSVLAPASPHAALPDYFVSGGRAVPIPYNGSVARLRFGPATHRKVKKWLAHGDFDVLHLHEPNAPSLSMLALNIAEGPIVATFHTSTTKSLTLTVFQGILRPMHEKIVGRIAVSDLARRWQMEALGSDAVEIPNGVDVDSFASAARLDGYPRQGKTVLFLGRYDEPRKGMAVLLDALPKVVQRFPDVQLLIVGHGDADQLRGQAGRLAAHLRFLGQVDDAGKASAMRSADVYCAPNTGGESFGIVLVEAMAAGTAVVASDLDAFRRVLRDGEVGHLVPVDPPDLQAAALADGLIAVLENDVLRERYVAAGNAAVRRYDWSVVASQIMRVYETVAGSGAKVQVAS, from the coding sequence ATGCGGATCGGCATGATTTGTCCGTACTCGTTCGACGTCCCGGGCGGGGTGCAGTCGCATGTGCTACAGCTTGCCGAGGTGATGCGCACCCGCGGCCACTTGGTCAGTGTGCTCGCGCCGGCCTCCCCGCATGCCGCACTGCCTGATTACTTTGTCTCCGGTGGTAGGGCGGTTCCGATTCCCTACAACGGCTCGGTGGCCCGGCTGCGGTTCGGTCCGGCGACCCACCGCAAGGTCAAAAAGTGGCTTGCGCATGGTGATTTCGACGTACTGCATCTACACGAGCCGAATGCGCCGAGCCTGTCGATGCTGGCCCTGAACATTGCCGAGGGCCCGATTGTGGCGACATTTCACACCTCGACCACCAAGTCGCTGACGCTGACGGTGTTCCAGGGCATTCTGCGGCCCATGCACGAGAAGATCGTCGGCCGGATCGCGGTGTCCGACCTAGCCCGGCGCTGGCAGATGGAGGCGTTGGGATCCGATGCGGTGGAGATCCCCAATGGGGTGGACGTTGATTCCTTCGCCTCGGCAGCGCGGCTGGACGGGTACCCGCGCCAGGGTAAAACGGTGTTGTTCCTGGGTCGCTACGACGAGCCCCGCAAGGGCATGGCCGTTTTGCTCGACGCGCTGCCGAAGGTGGTGCAGCGGTTTCCGGATGTCCAGCTACTGATCGTCGGCCACGGCGACGCCGACCAGTTGCGCGGCCAGGCGGGCCGTTTGGCGGCGCACCTGCGCTTTCTGGGTCAGGTGGACGACGCCGGAAAAGCTTCGGCGATGCGCAGCGCCGACGTCTACTGTGCGCCCAACACCGGCGGTGAGAGTTTCGGCATTGTGCTGGTCGAAGCGATGGCCGCCGGCACTGCGGTGGTGGCCAGCGACCTCGACGCCTTCCGGCGTGTGCTGCGCGACGGTGAGGTCGGGCACCTGGTGCCGGTGGACCCGCCAGACTTGCAGGCCGCCGCGTTGGCCGATGGACTGATTGCGGTGCTGGAGAACGATGTCCTGCGGGAGCGCTATGTGGCGGCCGGCAACGCGGCCGTCCGCCGGTATGACTGGTCGGTGGTGGCCAGCCAGATCATGCGAGTGTACGAGACGGTCGCCGGGTCGGGCGCCAAGGTTCAGGTGGCCAGCTGA